CCCTCCCAGGCGCCCTCGCAGCCCGGGGGCGGCGGGAACGGAGGCGGCGACGGGGGCCTGGGCGGATTGCTGGGCGGGGTGCTCGGCACGCTCGGCAGCGTGACCGGCCTGCTCGGCGGGCTTGGAAGGCACTGACCGCTCCGCGCGGTGCCGAAGACCGGTCCGCACCGGCCTCAGCGGCTCACACCGGCCCGCACCGGCCCACACCGGCCCATATCGGCCACACCAGTCCGCATCGGCCCCGGCTTGTCAGTGGTTTGACACCGGGGCCGGGTGCGGAATCATTGTCCTGGCACCGTGTCCGTGTTATGCATCTCACGCGGTGCCCCGTCGGGCACGCATGCCCGCCCCGCCGTCGAACCTCAGGTCGCGGGCATGACGGTGACCTCGGCGCGGCCAGCTGTACGGCACCGGTATCGGTGATCGTCAAGTCGGCGCGATAGCCCTCGCCCCGATGACTGGCTACCTTGAACTGCACGAGTGCGGAGGCTGAGACGGGAGCGGAGGATGACGCGGCAGAGGTGGGGGTCGTCGGGGCCGTCAAGGCCGGCGCGCCTCGCCGTCGATCCCCGGAACAGGTGTCAACACTCTGGCATTGCCGCGATCTTCGCGCAGTGCTGCCACGATCGGGGACATCAGCTATCGCCGAGGCCGGATCGGGGCACAACCTCCGTGGCCGGGCAGCTGGTGAGGCGGCCCCTCGACCGGGCGGAAGCGCCGCGCCGGATGGGGCAAACCACGGCGCGCGGTGAGGATGTGTCGGCATGATTGTGTCTGGGCCCCCGCCGGGGTCCGCACGGACCACCCACAGGACGGCGGGAATGGCGTCGGCGTTCGACCTCTCCGGTTTCTCGGTCACCGACATGGTCGTCGCCTCCGGCGAACTGCGAGCCGCCACCGCCGGGGCCACCTCCATGGAGGAGGGCTCGGCGGCCATCGTCGAGTGGCTGCGGCACGCCTTCACCGACCCGGCCACCGGCCGCCCGGCCTTCGCGCTGGCCCGGATGTTCCACACCGTCACCTGGGACCGCCTCACCCCGGACCTGCGCTCCTACGTCGGCACCCGGGACCCGGCGGCCGCGGCCAACGACGACGGCCTGCCGTACCTGACGCTGCTGGCCACCTCCGGCGACCACCCGCACTGGTCGGACCGCCGCAACAGCCGCGACCACCAGGCGATCCCGCTGTCGGCCTCGGACGTGGTGCGGCGCGCGCCGCTGGCGCTGGCGCTGCTGGACCGGCTGCTGGGCCTGCAGCCGGCCCCCGACCCGGTGCCCGCGCGGCCGCACGGCGCCGAGGTGCCGGGGCTGTCGGCGCGGCTGCGGGACCGGTTCGACGTCTTCCATGTGCCCGAGGCGCTGGGCAGCCCGTACGTGCCGACGCCGGAGTTCGTGCGCGACTACCAGATCCGCTCGGCGATCGCGCTGGGCGCGGTGCTGGACTCCGGCGGGCCGGACCACCCGGATCTGCCCGGGGTGCGCAACACCTCGCTGTACACGGCGCTGCTGTATTCGCGGGTCCGCATCCCGGCCGAGACCGCGACGCACTTCCGGACGCTGGCCGCGGCGATCCGGCTGGCGCTGACCCCGCTGCTGACCGTCCCGCTGTTCGCGCCCTCCGCCCCGGCGGTCGGGCACCAGGTGTTCGGGGCCCGCAACGGGAACGGTTCGGGCAGCGGCACCGGCAACGGGGTGAGCGCCGCGCCTTCGGGGAACGGCGTCCCGGCGCCCTCGCCGGGGCCGTCAGGGAACGGACACCGGCCGGCGGCACCGCTGGTGCCGCAGCAGGCCTCCGCGCCGCCTCCGTCGTCCTCCTCGATGCCGGCCTCCCCCGGCGACGGCAACGCCGCGGCGCTGGCCGCCGAGGCCGAGCTGCGGGCCTCGCAGCGGCGGCTGACGCAGGAGACCCGGATCGTCGAGACGCTCTACATGATCGGGCAGTCGCTGCACCGGGAGCTGGACACCCGCAAGATCGCCAAGCTCGCCACGGACGCCGCGACCACCGCGATCGACGCCGAGTTCGGGTCCTGCTTCTACACCCTGACCTCGACCAACGGCCAGGCCCAGACCCGGTTCGCGCTGGCCGGGACGGTCCCGGGCGAGCGGTTCGAGAACCTGCCGATGCCGCGGCCGACCTCGCTGGTGGGCGCGGCGTTCCCGGGCACCGCGCCGATCCGCTCCGGCGACATCGCCGCCGACCCGCGCTACGGCCAGCGCGCGCCGTTCCACGGCCTGCCGCCGGGGCACCCGCCGGTGCGCTCGTTCCTGGCGCTGCCGATCACCACCATCGGCGGCACGGTGCTGGGGTCGATGTACTTCGGGCACTCCGAGCCGAACCGGTTCACCGAGCGCGACGAGCAGATCGTCAAGGGCATCGCCGGCCAGGCGGCCTCGGCGATGGACAACGCACGGCTGTACCGCCAGGAGCGCGAGACCGCGGTGGAGCTGCAGAACTCGCTGCTGCCGGCCTACCCGCCGCAGCTGGCGGAGCTGGAGATCGCCTTCACCTACCTGCCCGGCGCGCAGGGCACGCAGGTCGGCGGCGACTGGTTCGACGTGATCCCGCTGGCCGGCGGGCGGGTGGCGCTGGTCATCGGGGACGTGATGGGGCGCGGCATCAAGGCCGCGGCGATCATGGGGCAGCTGCGCACGGCGGTGCGCGCGTACGCGGTGATGGACCTGCCGCCGGGGCAGATCATGCACCTGCTGAACCGGCTGGTCTGCACCATGCCGGCCTCGGCCGCCAGCAGCTCGGCGGCCCTGAACGCGCTGAGCGCCTCCGGGACGCACCCGGCCGGCATCGGCGCCCTGGGACCGGCCGACGACGGCGTCGCCGAGCAGATCGCGACCTGCGTGTACGCCGTCTACGACCCGGCCGAGGAGGCGCTGACCTGGGCCAGCGCCGGCCACATGCCGCCGGCGCTGATCACCCCGGAGGGCACCGCGCACCTGCTGGAGGACGACCTCGGGATGCCGCTGGGCATCGAGGAGGCGGTGTTCGACGAGAAGGTGCAGAACCTGGGCGGCGGCAGCAGGCTGCTGCTGTACACCGACGGCCTGGTGGAGTGCCACAACGCCCCGCTGACCGAGCGGCTGAACCGGCTGGCCACCGAGCTGGTCCGCTCCGACGACGGCCCGCTGGGCTCCTCGGCCCCGCTGGGCTCGGAGACCGTCCAGCGCACCTGCGACCGCCTGCTGCACGCGATGCTGTCCGGCGACGAGCACGACGACGTGGCGCTGCTGATGGTCCGCACCCGCCCGACCCGCATCCGCAAGGCGGCGCTGGACCTGGACCCGGACCCGATGGCGGCGCGCGCGGCCCGCCGCTTCGTCACGGCCACGCTGACCGACTGGGACCTGGAGCACCTGACCGACGACGTGCTGTCGGTGGTGACCGAACTGGTCACCAACGCCACCCAGCACGCCGCGACCACCAGCCAGCTGGCGCTGCGCTCGCACCCGGGGCGCCTGATGGTGGAGGTCGCCGACGCCGACGGCCGCATCCCGCGCCCGGCGGTGACGCAGCACATGGACGAGCGGCACCGCGGGCTGTTGATAGTCGCGCAGCTGTCGCGGCGCTGGGGGGTGCGGCCCACGGAGCACGGGAAGATCGTGTGGGCGGAGATGGGCGAGTCGGCGGAGGCGTGAGGGCGGCGGGTCGTGCGAGAGGCGGCGCGGCTGCCGAGTAGCTGCCGACGGCGCAGCCGCTGAGCGGGTACCCGGCGGGGCGGCGGTCAGGCGGAGCGGCGGTCAGGCGGGCGCGCTGCGGCTGGTTGGCGGGTTTACAGGCATT
The genomic region above belongs to Catenulispora sp. GP43 and contains:
- a CDS encoding SpoIIE family protein phosphatase, whose product is MASAFDLSGFSVTDMVVASGELRAATAGATSMEEGSAAIVEWLRHAFTDPATGRPAFALARMFHTVTWDRLTPDLRSYVGTRDPAAAANDDGLPYLTLLATSGDHPHWSDRRNSRDHQAIPLSASDVVRRAPLALALLDRLLGLQPAPDPVPARPHGAEVPGLSARLRDRFDVFHVPEALGSPYVPTPEFVRDYQIRSAIALGAVLDSGGPDHPDLPGVRNTSLYTALLYSRVRIPAETATHFRTLAAAIRLALTPLLTVPLFAPSAPAVGHQVFGARNGNGSGSGTGNGVSAAPSGNGVPAPSPGPSGNGHRPAAPLVPQQASAPPPSSSSMPASPGDGNAAALAAEAELRASQRRLTQETRIVETLYMIGQSLHRELDTRKIAKLATDAATTAIDAEFGSCFYTLTSTNGQAQTRFALAGTVPGERFENLPMPRPTSLVGAAFPGTAPIRSGDIAADPRYGQRAPFHGLPPGHPPVRSFLALPITTIGGTVLGSMYFGHSEPNRFTERDEQIVKGIAGQAASAMDNARLYRQERETAVELQNSLLPAYPPQLAELEIAFTYLPGAQGTQVGGDWFDVIPLAGGRVALVIGDVMGRGIKAAAIMGQLRTAVRAYAVMDLPPGQIMHLLNRLVCTMPASAASSSAALNALSASGTHPAGIGALGPADDGVAEQIATCVYAVYDPAEEALTWASAGHMPPALITPEGTAHLLEDDLGMPLGIEEAVFDEKVQNLGGGSRLLLYTDGLVECHNAPLTERLNRLATELVRSDDGPLGSSAPLGSETVQRTCDRLLHAMLSGDEHDDVALLMVRTRPTRIRKAALDLDPDPMAARAARRFVTATLTDWDLEHLTDDVLSVVTELVTNATQHAATTSQLALRSHPGRLMVEVADADGRIPRPAVTQHMDERHRGLLIVAQLSRRWGVRPTEHGKIVWAEMGESAEA